From a region of the Paenibacillus sp. FSL R10-2734 genome:
- the gcvPB gene encoding aminomethyl-transferring glycine dehydrogenase subunit GcvPB translates to MRRIRRDHKVRRFHQAKWDEPVIFELHRPGERGVIPPGTEVGIAEAVGQGSARIPAAMRRKEAPALPEIGQAKVLRHYLRLSQETLGSDLNVEIGQGTCTMKYIPRINEMLIRTPNLMELHPLQDAGSVQGILEIYYKLDQAMREISGMDAFTFQPSSGTQALLAMASIVRAYHDSRGEGDQRDEIITTIFSHPSQAATAAVKGYKIITLHPDEDGFPDLEKLKNAISERTAGFVVANPEDTGIYNHRIREFTDVVHEAGGICFYDQANANGLLGITRAKEAGFDMCFFNLHKTFAAPHMCGGPATGALGVTDALKRFLPGPLVDWDGSRYVLAEQNDDSIGKVRSFHGVAQTVLRSYAWIMSLGPDGLKDVAQIAVLNNNYLYHKILQIRGASAPYIKGRRLEQVRYSWKQLTDETGVTTEDITRRMCDFGLHYWTSHHPYIVPQPFTLEPTESYSKEDLDEYIEALTHISNEAYTQPDIVKLAPHNSTVHRNVESSLDDPAQWCITWRAYLKKTQPV, encoded by the coding sequence ATGAGACGGATTCGTAGAGACCACAAGGTGCGCCGCTTTCACCAGGCCAAATGGGATGAACCGGTGATCTTCGAGCTTCACCGGCCGGGTGAGCGCGGAGTAATCCCGCCAGGCACAGAGGTTGGGATTGCCGAGGCTGTAGGGCAAGGCTCAGCCCGAATTCCAGCAGCCATGCGGCGAAAAGAAGCGCCGGCGCTGCCCGAGATCGGTCAGGCCAAAGTGCTTAGGCATTATTTAAGGCTCTCCCAAGAGACTTTGGGTTCGGATCTTAACGTTGAGATCGGACAGGGTACATGTACGATGAAGTATATTCCCCGTATCAATGAAATGCTTATACGTACCCCAAATCTGATGGAGCTGCATCCACTTCAAGATGCCGGATCCGTTCAGGGAATCCTGGAAATCTACTATAAGCTGGACCAGGCGATGCGTGAAATATCAGGGATGGATGCCTTCACGTTCCAGCCGAGCAGTGGCACCCAGGCCTTGCTGGCCATGGCTTCCATAGTCCGCGCATATCACGATTCACGCGGTGAGGGAGACCAGCGGGACGAGATCATTACGACCATCTTCTCACATCCGTCTCAAGCAGCGACCGCAGCGGTTAAGGGATATAAGATCATTACACTGCATCCAGACGAAGACGGATTCCCTGATCTGGAGAAGCTGAAGAATGCCATTTCCGAACGCACGGCTGGTTTCGTCGTGGCAAACCCGGAAGACACAGGCATATACAATCATCGTATCCGCGAGTTCACGGATGTGGTTCATGAAGCGGGAGGAATCTGCTTCTACGATCAAGCGAATGCGAATGGGCTGCTGGGTATCACCCGGGCCAAGGAAGCCGGGTTTGATATGTGTTTCTTCAACCTGCATAAGACCTTTGCTGCACCTCACATGTGCGGAGGGCCGGCTACAGGCGCTCTTGGGGTAACAGATGCCCTGAAGCGTTTCCTGCCGGGACCACTTGTTGATTGGGACGGCAGTCGTTATGTCCTTGCAGAGCAAAACGACGACAGCATCGGCAAAGTCCGCAGCTTCCACGGCGTGGCCCAGACTGTGCTTCGCTCCTACGCCTGGATTATGAGCCTGGGCCCAGATGGCCTTAAGGATGTGGCCCAGATCGCTGTACTGAATAACAACTACCTGTATCACAAAATTCTGCAAATCCGCGGGGCCAGCGCTCCTTACATCAAAGGTCGGCGTCTTGAACAGGTGCGGTACAGCTGGAAGCAGCTTACCGATGAGACTGGGGTAACGACAGAAGACATCACCCGTAGGATGTGTGATTTCGGCCTGCATTATTGGACCTCCCATCATCCGTACATCGTTCCGCAGCCGTTCACTCTGGAGCCGACTGAATCTTATTCGAAGGAAGATCTTGATGAATATATCGAGGCGCTGACCCATATTTCGAATGAAGCTTATACGCAGCCAGATATCGTCAA
- the gcvPA gene encoding aminomethyl-transferring glycine dehydrogenase subunit GcvPA, giving the protein MSEHRTYAHPYIPNTTPEVREAMLKEIGLSSIDQLHDAIPDSLKLKREMNLPPAMNEYELRRHIEALLAKNKHGADYINFLGAGCWQHFVPAVCDEINQRSEFVTAYAGEPYEDHGRFQSLFEYQSLMAELVDMDVVNVPTFDWAQAASTAIRMAGRITGRRIALLPRSVDPDKAKIITNYCTPVMEIRYVEIDPVTGKIDLDDLQGKLEEGTAAFYFENPGYLGVVEDQGAEISELVHAVNAISIVGVDPISLGVLEPPSRYGADIICGDLQPLGMHMNYGGGQAGFIATRDEETYVMEYPSRLFGIVPTEVEGEYGFGDVAYERTSFALREKGKESVGTQTALWGITAGVYLSLLGPAGMQEVGETIMQKSQYAADMLCAIPGVSLRFKDTVFFKEFVLDFNQTGLSVAEINKRLLEVGIFGGKDLSSTYPQWGQCALYCVTEIHLQADLNRLASAIESIVCKNQ; this is encoded by the coding sequence TTGTCTGAACACAGAACTTATGCCCATCCCTATATCCCGAATACAACACCGGAAGTCCGGGAGGCAATGCTGAAGGAAATCGGTCTGAGCTCCATCGACCAGCTGCATGATGCGATTCCGGACAGTCTGAAGCTCAAGCGGGAGATGAATCTTCCTCCAGCTATGAATGAATATGAGCTTCGTCGACATATCGAGGCTCTGCTTGCGAAGAACAAGCATGGCGCCGATTATATTAACTTCCTCGGGGCTGGATGCTGGCAGCATTTTGTTCCGGCTGTATGCGACGAAATTAATCAGCGCTCGGAGTTCGTGACGGCTTATGCAGGAGAGCCTTACGAAGACCACGGCCGATTTCAGTCCTTGTTCGAATATCAGAGCCTGATGGCCGAGCTCGTCGATATGGACGTAGTTAACGTCCCTACCTTCGACTGGGCACAGGCAGCCTCCACGGCCATCCGAATGGCAGGTCGGATTACAGGCCGCAGGATTGCATTGCTCCCAAGATCCGTCGATCCGGATAAAGCCAAGATCATAACCAATTACTGTACACCTGTAATGGAAATTAGGTACGTGGAGATTGATCCGGTGACAGGAAAGATAGATCTGGATGATTTGCAGGGGAAGCTTGAGGAAGGAACGGCGGCGTTCTATTTCGAGAATCCGGGTTACCTTGGAGTTGTTGAGGACCAAGGCGCTGAAATATCTGAGCTTGTGCACGCGGTGAACGCTATCTCTATAGTAGGTGTTGATCCGATTTCCCTTGGCGTATTGGAACCTCCAAGCCGATACGGCGCTGATATTATCTGTGGGGATTTACAGCCGCTGGGCATGCACATGAACTATGGAGGGGGGCAAGCCGGATTCATCGCTACCCGGGATGAAGAAACTTATGTGATGGAATATCCGTCCCGCCTGTTCGGTATTGTTCCTACTGAGGTGGAAGGCGAGTATGGCTTCGGCGATGTGGCCTATGAGCGTACGTCCTTTGCTCTCCGGGAGAAGGGGAAGGAGTCTGTGGGTACACAGACAGCATTGTGGGGAATTACTGCCGGAGTCTATCTATCCTTGCTTGGACCAGCGGGTATGCAGGAAGTTGGGGAGACCATTATGCAGAAATCCCAATACGCTGCAGATATGCTGTGTGCCATTCCCGGGGTTTCATTGCGATTCAAAGATACAGTCTTCTTCAAAGAATTTGTCTTAGATTTCAATCAGACCGGATTGTCTGTTGCTGAGATTAATAAACGTCTTTTGGAAGTAGGGATTTTCGGAGGAAAAGATCTGTCCTCCACTTATCCCCAGTGGGGACAATGTGCCCTTTATTGCGTAACTGAAATTCATTTGCAGGCAGATCTGAACCGACTTGCGTCAGCTATCGAGAGTATTGTCTGCAAGAATCAATAG
- a CDS encoding glucose 1-dehydrogenase has translation MLHTQDVLNLSGKIAVVTGGASGIGLATVGLLADFGAHVVVLDINVRQGEQAVHEIKGRGGAASFHRCDVSSSEDCKRVASEIENIYGKVDILFNNAGIIRRKTVVELEEADWDLVMNVSLKGVYLLSKYMIPVMERGGGGSIINTGSGWGLKGGDRAASYCAAKAGVVNLTRAMAIDHGPANIRVNCVSPGDTDTPLLRDEAKQLQQDEAVFLAASAGGRPLERLGTPRDIANAVLFLASDLSSWVTGSVLVVDGGGIA, from the coding sequence ATGCTCCACACACAGGATGTACTCAATTTAAGCGGAAAGATAGCTGTTGTTACCGGAGGTGCTTCAGGGATTGGCCTTGCTACGGTCGGATTACTTGCAGATTTCGGAGCACATGTCGTTGTGCTGGACATCAATGTAAGGCAAGGGGAGCAGGCTGTTCATGAGATTAAAGGGCGGGGAGGGGCGGCCAGCTTCCACCGCTGCGATGTTTCCTCTTCGGAGGACTGCAAGCGTGTAGCCTCGGAGATTGAGAACATATACGGCAAAGTCGATATTCTGTTCAACAATGCGGGGATTATCCGCCGCAAGACCGTGGTCGAGCTTGAGGAAGCCGACTGGGATCTGGTGATGAATGTATCACTTAAGGGAGTCTATTTGCTCTCCAAATATATGATCCCGGTGATGGAGCGCGGAGGAGGAGGCAGCATCATTAATACCGGCTCCGGCTGGGGCCTTAAAGGCGGGGACCGTGCCGCTTCCTACTGCGCGGCTAAAGCTGGTGTGGTTAACCTCACCCGGGCTATGGCCATTGACCACGGCCCCGCGAACATTCGCGTGAACTGTGTGTCACCAGGTGACACGGATACGCCGCTTCTGCGCGATGAAGCCAAGCAGCTTCAACAGGACGAAGCTGTCTTCCTAGCAGCCTCGGCTGGGGGGCGTCCACTGGAGCGACTGGGCACACCACGTGATATCGCGAATGCGGTATTGTTCCTAGCCAGTGATCTGTCTTCCTGGGTCACTGGAAGTGTACTTGTTGTGGACGGCGGAGGCATTGCCTAA
- a CDS encoding glycoside hydrolase family 2 TIM barrel-domain containing protein, whose product MTQQTNGRDWDDLDVLQRGRAKSRAYFIPFSDSSGALTYNRGSSPWFKSLNGMWKFNYAKGPKWAPDHFYEEEYDTSGWDEIQVPGHWQLQGYGAPHYTDLYYPFPADPPHVPDENPTGSYVREFMLPESWNGRNVAIKFDGVDSAFHIWVNGKSVGYSQGSRLTSEFDLTSYVKSGLNTLAVRVYQWSDGSYLEDQDMWWMSGIFRDVYLLSEPASLRIADYRIITELDDSYRDGILSVQVNIQGEAAIQGRLRLELLKRTGESVALAEDQVTAGRDVQLVMPVGQPELWSAETPNLYHLMITLSDESGKTVEMVPQRVGFRTVEVCGGQFLMNGQAIQLKGVNRHDHHPDTGRTVTVSTMLQDIKMMKQHNINAVRTAHYPNDPRFYDLCDEYGLYVMEETDLETHGFELLGNISRLSDDPAWQEAYVERIQRMVERDKNHPSVIFWSLGNESGFGCNFRAMAQWCREADPTRLIHYEEDREAEVCDVVSTMYSSVEKMEGFGQLTDHPKPHILCEFAHAMGNGPGGLRPYFDTFDKYDRLQGGFVWEWIDHGLSWKTVDGKADYAYGGDFGDVPNNSNFVIDGLVRPDRTPSPGLLEYKKIIEPVRVEYISRNKVNVINRYDFLTLDHLHADWSITMDGRTVQSGVLVLPEINPGGQSEVEIPYEHSIDALFRSEDAERWLNVRFSISADCIWAEQGHEVAWAQFLMRDEVGNHVGDSHTGHSDDPSSAAVIPMGSQLIRQNLHCTEAAGQIILANDDIRMAFDTRSGRMDSLRLNGKELMKAGPRLNFWRAPIDNDMYVLPDWRKAHLDRLTERVDEVSWTRLDEGTIRITVSSRIAPPVFDWGFRCVTTYTVTSIGQITMDVQGTPEGKPPEMLPKIGLQLEIPGDMDRVKWYGRGPGENYSDSKEACRVGVYTASIDGLFTPYIYPQENGNRMDVRWISVTDASGLGLLAAGIPTLEFSARRYTDKDLEEAQHASELVPRDFVTLNLDYRQNGLGSNSCGPAQMPDHKVTSQAFTFRILLIPFISEDTTPEWLGRQMLFGLTQSQQ is encoded by the coding sequence ATGACACAGCAAACTAACGGGAGGGATTGGGATGATCTTGACGTCCTTCAGCGAGGGCGGGCCAAAAGCCGGGCTTACTTCATCCCCTTTTCTGACTCGTCAGGGGCACTAACCTACAATAGGGGAAGCTCACCCTGGTTCAAATCCTTGAACGGCATGTGGAAATTCAATTATGCCAAAGGGCCAAAGTGGGCTCCAGACCACTTCTACGAGGAAGAGTATGATACTTCCGGCTGGGATGAGATTCAGGTGCCGGGGCACTGGCAGCTACAAGGGTACGGAGCTCCACATTATACGGACTTATATTATCCGTTCCCGGCAGATCCCCCGCATGTGCCTGACGAGAATCCGACAGGCAGTTATGTGAGAGAGTTCATGTTGCCCGAATCCTGGAACGGGCGGAATGTCGCCATTAAGTTCGACGGGGTGGATAGTGCGTTTCATATCTGGGTGAACGGTAAATCGGTCGGATACAGTCAGGGCAGTCGTCTGACCTCAGAATTCGATCTCACTTCTTATGTGAAATCGGGACTCAATACCTTAGCCGTTAGAGTGTACCAATGGTCAGACGGCAGTTATCTGGAAGATCAGGATATGTGGTGGATGAGCGGGATTTTTAGAGATGTGTATCTGTTATCCGAGCCTGCTTCCCTCCGTATTGCCGATTATCGGATTATAACGGAACTGGATGATTCTTACCGAGATGGGATCTTGTCCGTTCAAGTGAACATACAAGGGGAAGCAGCTATACAAGGCCGTCTGCGGCTTGAGCTGCTTAAGCGGACTGGAGAATCTGTTGCCCTAGCTGAGGATCAGGTTACTGCAGGAAGAGATGTGCAGCTTGTAATGCCGGTAGGGCAGCCGGAACTGTGGAGTGCGGAAACCCCCAATTTATATCATTTGATGATCACTTTGTCGGATGAGAGTGGAAAGACAGTAGAGATGGTGCCCCAGCGGGTTGGATTCCGCACAGTTGAGGTGTGCGGCGGCCAGTTTCTGATGAACGGACAGGCGATTCAGCTCAAAGGGGTCAACCGTCACGATCATCACCCTGATACAGGTCGCACAGTCACTGTCTCCACTATGCTACAGGATATCAAGATGATGAAGCAACACAATATCAACGCTGTAAGAACTGCTCACTATCCGAATGATCCCCGGTTCTATGATCTGTGTGATGAGTACGGCTTATATGTTATGGAAGAGACCGATCTAGAGACACACGGGTTCGAGCTGCTTGGTAATATTTCCAGACTCAGCGACGACCCCGCCTGGCAGGAAGCCTATGTGGAGCGCATTCAGCGGATGGTCGAGCGCGACAAGAATCATCCTTCTGTGATCTTCTGGTCGCTTGGGAATGAGTCCGGCTTCGGCTGCAATTTCCGGGCGATGGCGCAGTGGTGCAGAGAAGCTGACCCGACACGGCTTATTCATTATGAAGAAGACCGTGAAGCGGAAGTCTGTGATGTGGTAAGCACGATGTACTCCTCCGTTGAGAAAATGGAAGGCTTCGGTCAGCTGACTGACCATCCGAAGCCGCACATTCTGTGTGAATTCGCACATGCCATGGGCAACGGACCCGGTGGATTAAGACCATATTTTGATACTTTTGATAAGTACGACAGACTGCAGGGCGGCTTTGTGTGGGAATGGATTGACCACGGGCTGAGCTGGAAGACGGTAGATGGGAAGGCCGATTACGCTTATGGCGGGGACTTCGGGGATGTGCCCAATAACAGCAACTTCGTCATAGACGGTCTGGTCCGGCCGGATCGGACGCCATCACCGGGTCTACTTGAATATAAGAAAATTATCGAGCCGGTTCGGGTCGAGTATATAAGCAGGAACAAGGTTAATGTGATTAACCGCTATGATTTCCTGACACTGGATCATCTTCATGCTGATTGGAGCATCACCATGGATGGGCGAACCGTTCAGAGCGGAGTTCTTGTACTGCCAGAAATTAACCCGGGCGGCCAGTCGGAAGTGGAGATTCCTTATGAACACAGTATTGATGCTCTCTTTCGCAGTGAGGATGCGGAACGGTGGCTGAATGTCCGCTTCTCGATCTCGGCTGACTGTATTTGGGCGGAGCAAGGTCATGAAGTGGCTTGGGCCCAGTTTCTAATGCGGGATGAGGTGGGGAATCATGTTGGCGATAGTCATACAGGCCATTCAGATGATCCCTCCAGTGCTGCTGTTATCCCGATGGGAAGTCAACTGATCAGGCAGAATCTTCACTGCACAGAAGCAGCTGGGCAGATCATTCTTGCAAATGATGACATCCGTATGGCCTTTGACACGCGGAGCGGGCGAATGGATTCGCTTCGTCTGAATGGCAAGGAACTGATGAAGGCCGGACCGCGGCTGAATTTCTGGCGTGCGCCGATCGACAATGACATGTATGTGCTGCCTGACTGGCGCAAAGCGCATCTGGACCGGCTAACAGAACGCGTTGATGAGGTTAGCTGGACCCGACTCGATGAAGGGACCATTCGCATTACTGTAAGCTCAAGGATTGCTCCGCCAGTTTTTGATTGGGGTTTCCGTTGTGTAACTACCTATACCGTAACCAGCATAGGGCAAATCACTATGGATGTGCAGGGCACACCGGAGGGTAAGCCGCCAGAAATGCTGCCTAAGATTGGACTCCAGTTGGAGATTCCAGGCGACATGGATCGGGTGAAATGGTATGGCCGGGGTCCCGGTGAGAATTATTCAGACAGCAAAGAGGCATGCCGTGTTGGAGTGTATACAGCTTCAATTGATGGACTATTCACTCCATATATATATCCGCAGGAGAATGGGAACCGAATGGATGTTAGATGGATATCCGTTACAGATGCATCCGGACTTGGTCTACTTGCTGCGGGGATTCCGACTCTTGAATTCAGCGCGCGCCGTTATACGGATAAGGATCTTGAAGAGGCACAACATGCAAGTGAGCTTGTTCCGCGTGACTTTGTCACGCTGAATCTGGATTACCGGCAGAATGGGCTGGGCAGCAACAGTTGTGGACCTGCCCAGATGCCGGATCATAAGGTAACATCGCAAGCTTTTACATTCCGTATTCTGCTTATTCCGTTTATATCAGAAGATACAACACCGGAGTGGCTTGGCAGACAAATGCTGTTCGGGTTAACACAATCACAACAATGA
- a CDS encoding carbohydrate ABC transporter permease, giving the protein MKKILVYVLLLFFSLLFMAPLFWAVTTALKSQSELYLFPPKWIPSVWKFSNFAEAWNIQPFNMFLKNTLIITILSTLGQLISCTLVAYGFARFQFKGRDFLFLVVLATMMIPWEVTMIPQYMLFNLLEWINTLKPLIVPSFFGSAYFIFLLRQFILTIPRELDEAATIDGASKFTVLTRVIVPLMGPSLILVAVFQMMGCWNDYLGPLIFLNDQTKYTLTLGLSQFKGMFGVDMQSIMAITCLISIPPLTIFFFAQRYIVGGIATTGIKG; this is encoded by the coding sequence GTGAAGAAAATACTCGTATACGTGCTGCTGCTCTTTTTTTCACTGTTGTTCATGGCTCCGCTGTTCTGGGCGGTTACGACTGCGCTCAAGTCACAGTCCGAGCTGTATCTTTTTCCACCAAAGTGGATTCCTTCTGTATGGAAGTTCAGCAATTTTGCAGAGGCGTGGAATATTCAGCCCTTCAATATGTTTCTGAAAAATACACTGATTATTACCATTCTATCGACGCTCGGTCAACTGATTTCATGCACGCTCGTTGCCTATGGATTCGCCAGATTCCAATTCAAGGGCAGGGACTTTCTGTTCCTGGTTGTGCTGGCAACAATGATGATACCCTGGGAAGTCACCATGATCCCACAGTATATGTTGTTCAATCTACTGGAATGGATTAATACGCTTAAACCCCTTATTGTACCGTCTTTCTTTGGGTCCGCCTATTTCATTTTCCTGCTGCGTCAGTTCATTCTCACCATTCCGCGTGAGCTGGACGAAGCAGCTACAATCGATGGTGCCAGCAAGTTTACTGTGTTGACGCGGGTTATTGTTCCACTGATGGGGCCCTCGCTGATCCTGGTTGCTGTGTTCCAGATGATGGGCTGCTGGAACGATTATCTTGGTCCGCTTATTTTCCTTAACGACCAGACGAAATACACATTGACCCTGGGACTATCGCAGTTTAAAGGGATGTTCGGTGTGGATATGCAGTCTATTATGGCGATTACTTGTCTGATCTCGATCCCACCGTTGACGATCTTTTTCTTCGCTCAGCGCTACATTGTTGGAGGCATTGCGACTACGGGCATTAAAGGTTAG
- a CDS encoding sugar ABC transporter permease, with product MAQTFLHQAGEPKAQLKPTRKRRWGRVVPYLFIFPWIFGFLVFTLGPLLFSLIISFFDWPIVGEVRFIGFGNYADMFTDDPLFWTSLGVTLKFAALFVPLNIIVALGLAILLNQKTRGSAIFRTAFYIPSVISGVALAMIWSWVYSGDYGILNYFLSLIGIQGPDWLNDKQWSLVAMVVASLWGQGSMMLIFLAGLKGIPKDLYESASIDGAGVLRQFFSVTIPMITPTILFNLITSIIAAFQQLTLALLLTGGGPMKATYFYAMYMYENAFKYFKMGYSAANAWFMFLIVLSLTFFVFKSSEAWVFYEGEMKKNPQKKLKAQGRRRSL from the coding sequence ATGGCTCAGACCTTTCTGCATCAAGCAGGGGAACCTAAGGCCCAACTCAAGCCTACACGAAAACGTAGATGGGGTAGGGTTGTTCCCTACCTCTTCATTTTTCCTTGGATCTTCGGATTCCTCGTGTTCACCTTGGGGCCATTGTTATTTTCCCTTATCATCTCTTTTTTCGATTGGCCGATTGTCGGCGAAGTACGTTTTATCGGGTTTGGCAATTATGCAGATATGTTCACGGATGACCCGTTGTTCTGGACCTCACTCGGGGTCACCCTCAAATTTGCGGCGCTGTTTGTTCCATTGAACATCATTGTGGCACTTGGGCTTGCGATTCTCTTGAATCAGAAGACACGTGGCAGTGCTATATTCCGGACAGCCTTTTATATTCCCTCCGTTATATCCGGTGTCGCTCTGGCTATGATCTGGTCTTGGGTATACAGCGGTGATTATGGGATTCTGAATTACTTCCTGTCCCTGATCGGTATTCAGGGCCCTGATTGGCTTAACGACAAGCAGTGGTCATTAGTAGCGATGGTGGTCGCAAGTCTCTGGGGACAAGGCTCGATGATGCTGATCTTTCTGGCTGGCCTCAAAGGGATACCGAAAGATCTTTATGAATCCGCTTCCATTGATGGGGCAGGCGTGCTCAGACAATTCTTCAGTGTGACGATCCCCATGATCACGCCGACGATCTTATTCAACTTGATTACTTCTATCATTGCAGCCTTCCAGCAGCTGACCCTGGCTTTATTGCTGACCGGAGGTGGGCCAATGAAAGCGACTTATTTCTATGCCATGTACATGTATGAGAATGCGTTTAAGTATTTCAAAATGGGGTACTCGGCAGCTAACGCCTGGTTCATGTTCCTGATCGTGCTCAGCTTGACCTTCTTTGTGTTCAAATCCTCGGAAGCCTGGGTGTTCTACGAAGGTGAAATGAAGAAGAATCCTCAGAAGAAGCTGAAGGCTCAAGGAAGGAGACGTTCTTTGTGA
- a CDS encoding sugar ABC transporter substrate-binding protein, with protein sequence MKKKISLIVLATTLMATMVTACGGSSESSSSTDISGSGETRTLRFATWDTGDALKIEQDIAKKFEAAHPGTKVQVEAYADGFDQKLAAGFGATNPPDVMYMWDFPTYHQSLEPLDSYASKDKELNIEDFYPGLFNYGKIDGKLYGIPAGFTTRVVYYNKKLFDEAKVPYPKDGWTWKEFQDIVAKLSDKSKKQYGFGVRAENDTYDLQSFVWSNGSSFISDDGKTIDGFMNSKETAESIQMLGDMVKNGSAVLTGGKGQQSGDDIFKAGKIAMWESGIWPLESFKTAGINVGTVEIPAFPGKPVKGVLAESALSIAKDSKQKDLAWEFVKFYVSNDSIKMRVADLPVRVSVVNELKKDQDPLYKPYYTMLERSSNTPAFLLNPKWNEVNRQLSAAVEAVMHGENAQEVLNQAVKDSERYLK encoded by the coding sequence GTGAAAAAGAAAATTTCTCTTATTGTACTTGCCACAACGTTAATGGCAACTATGGTCACGGCTTGCGGGGGAAGCAGCGAGAGCTCATCATCCACAGACATCTCGGGCTCAGGGGAGACGAGAACGCTTCGCTTTGCGACATGGGATACCGGAGATGCGCTCAAGATTGAGCAAGACATCGCCAAGAAATTCGAAGCAGCCCATCCGGGAACGAAGGTTCAGGTAGAGGCTTATGCAGACGGTTTTGATCAGAAGCTTGCCGCCGGATTCGGGGCGACCAATCCGCCTGATGTGATGTATATGTGGGATTTCCCAACCTATCATCAATCTCTAGAACCGCTGGATAGCTATGCGAGCAAAGATAAAGAATTGAACATCGAAGATTTCTATCCGGGATTGTTCAACTATGGCAAAATTGACGGCAAGCTTTATGGCATTCCGGCAGGGTTCACCACACGCGTGGTCTACTACAACAAGAAGTTATTCGATGAGGCCAAGGTACCTTATCCGAAGGATGGATGGACATGGAAGGAGTTTCAGGATATCGTGGCCAAGCTCAGCGATAAGTCGAAGAAGCAGTACGGTTTCGGGGTTCGCGCAGAGAATGATACGTATGACCTGCAGAGTTTCGTATGGAGCAACGGAAGCTCATTCATCTCTGATGATGGCAAAACTATTGATGGATTTATGAACAGCAAAGAGACAGCCGAGTCCATCCAGATGCTCGGCGACATGGTTAAGAACGGCTCGGCTGTGCTGACCGGAGGCAAAGGCCAGCAGAGCGGGGATGACATTTTTAAAGCAGGTAAAATCGCCATGTGGGAGAGCGGGATCTGGCCGCTGGAATCGTTCAAGACGGCAGGCATAAATGTAGGTACGGTCGAAATCCCAGCCTTCCCGGGCAAACCGGTCAAAGGGGTGCTTGCGGAGTCCGCCTTGTCTATCGCCAAGGATTCGAAGCAGAAAGATCTGGCCTGGGAATTCGTGAAATTCTATGTGTCCAACGATTCGATCAAGATGCGTGTGGCGGATTTGCCTGTAAGGGTCAGTGTCGTAAACGAGCTGAAGAAGGATCAGGACCCGCTCTATAAACCGTATTACACGATGCTGGAGCGTTCCAGCAACACACCGGCGTTCCTGCTCAATCCGAAATGGAATGAAGTGAACCGCCAGCTCTCTGCGGCGGTGGAAGCAGTTATGCACGGCGAAAATGCCCAGGAAGTGCTGAATCAAGCTGTAAAAGATAGTGAACGTTATTTGAAATAA